A single genomic interval of Streptomyces sp. NBC_00663 harbors:
- a CDS encoding extracellular solute-binding protein: MRAKRLTGSLACLAVLTLTAAGCGLSGGGSGDGDATAGGCKVDKGNVGSGKLTGDVKGTITFQTTNLKKDFGDFFNGVIADFEKAHADTKVKWIDDPGDNTFTSRTVADAQACTLADVINVNAPTATALTKAGYLLDVGTKDPDASKPFVPSFWKSGTFKNADGKAIHTTLPWYTGGVVLTYNKDLLEKAGVDPAKPPTTLFGLFADYEKVAKAGDGKFYATMANPIWRIPSDFDQMGIKVLSSDGKSAVFGDDPRTTQWVAWMAKLYKAGAMPKDSLSSSNDPSTLYSQGKVAYGSTNPSFVRFVKQNSPSVYDKTAVGQQPYDALGRASAGAPQYISVAATSKNAPTALSFAEFLTNAENQTAWCKDPAVVIFPTTTESLNDPFFQNVTGSDPFSQARKLVADQLKTASTNQTNLSPAVQNAIVSQVQLAMQGKKSAADAVKDAQEKANELLKQAG, translated from the coding sequence ATGCGTGCGAAGAGACTGACCGGATCCCTTGCCTGTCTCGCGGTCCTGACGCTGACGGCCGCCGGGTGCGGCCTGTCGGGCGGGGGTTCCGGGGACGGGGACGCCACGGCGGGCGGTTGCAAGGTCGACAAGGGCAACGTCGGGTCGGGGAAGCTGACCGGGGACGTCAAGGGCACGATCACCTTCCAGACCACCAACTTGAAGAAAGACTTCGGGGACTTCTTCAACGGAGTGATCGCCGACTTCGAGAAGGCCCACGCCGACACCAAGGTCAAGTGGATCGACGACCCCGGCGACAACACCTTCACCAGCCGCACGGTCGCCGACGCCCAGGCCTGCACGCTGGCGGACGTCATCAACGTCAACGCGCCGACGGCGACGGCCCTCACCAAGGCCGGCTACCTGCTCGACGTCGGCACCAAGGACCCGGACGCGTCCAAGCCCTTCGTCCCGTCGTTCTGGAAGTCCGGCACCTTCAAGAACGCCGACGGCAAGGCCATCCACACCACGCTGCCCTGGTACACCGGCGGCGTCGTCCTGACGTACAACAAGGACCTGCTGGAGAAGGCCGGCGTCGACCCGGCGAAGCCGCCGACCACGCTGTTCGGGCTGTTCGCCGACTACGAGAAGGTCGCCAAGGCGGGCGACGGCAAGTTCTACGCCACCATGGCCAACCCGATCTGGCGCATCCCGTCCGACTTCGACCAGATGGGCATCAAGGTCCTGTCCAGCGACGGCAAGTCCGCCGTGTTCGGGGACGATCCGCGCACCACCCAGTGGGTCGCGTGGATGGCGAAGCTGTACAAGGCGGGCGCGATGCCGAAGGACTCGCTGTCCTCCAGCAACGACCCGTCCACGCTCTACAGCCAGGGCAAGGTGGCCTACGGTTCGACGAACCCGAGCTTCGTGCGGTTCGTGAAGCAGAACAGCCCGTCGGTGTACGACAAGACGGCCGTCGGCCAGCAGCCCTACGACGCGCTCGGCCGTGCCTCCGCCGGCGCCCCGCAGTACATATCGGTCGCCGCGACCAGCAAGAACGCGCCCACGGCACTGTCGTTCGCGGAGTTCCTCACCAACGCCGAGAACCAGACGGCCTGGTGCAAGGACCCGGCCGTGGTGATCTTCCCGACCACCACCGAGTCGCTCAACGACCCGTTCTTCCAGAACGTCACCGGCAGCGACCCGTTCTCCCAGGCCCGCAAGCTCGTCGCCGACCAGCTCAAGACGGCCAGCACCAACCAGACCAACCTCTCCCCGGCCGTGCAGAACGCGATCGTGTCGCAGGTGCAGCTGGCCATGCAGGGCAAGAAGAGCGCGGCCGACGCCGTCAAGGACGCCCAGGAGAAGGCCAACGAGCTGCTGAAGCAGGCGGGTTGA
- a CDS encoding carbohydrate ABC transporter permease has product MTVQITKPVPVPGTKPSVPGPAPSRLRALLPGPAAGANGAAMYRRWWLPWLWTAPAIGCAVVFGVFPFLNTVLLSFTDAKPLGGAASFVGLDNYTRMLDDSDFWLATRNSVLYAVIVVPLMVLLPLLLAVLVEKNLPGIGFFRSAFYTPVLASSVVVGLSWQWLLADDGLVNTWLEKAHLIRSAIPFLSDSWLILLSAMGLTLWKGLGWYMVFYLAALGNVPKELHEAAQMDGAGAVRRFWHITIPGVRQAMMLVGTLTGIGSLRVFTEIYMLGSSTGGPGGADRTLPFYIRDVGLDPITGNAGYGSAVSVALFALTLGLTLLAQRLTKEDES; this is encoded by the coding sequence GTGACGGTTCAGATCACGAAGCCGGTTCCGGTGCCCGGTACAAAGCCATCTGTGCCGGGCCCGGCCCCCTCCCGCCTCCGGGCGTTGCTGCCCGGCCCGGCCGCCGGGGCCAACGGGGCGGCGATGTACCGGCGTTGGTGGCTGCCCTGGCTGTGGACGGCACCCGCGATCGGGTGCGCGGTGGTCTTCGGGGTCTTCCCGTTCCTCAACACCGTGCTGCTGTCGTTCACGGACGCCAAGCCGCTGGGCGGCGCCGCGAGCTTCGTCGGACTCGACAACTACACACGGATGCTGGACGACTCCGACTTCTGGCTGGCGACCCGCAACAGCGTCCTGTACGCCGTCATCGTCGTCCCGCTGATGGTACTGCTGCCGCTGCTGCTCGCCGTGCTGGTGGAGAAGAACCTCCCCGGCATCGGCTTCTTCCGCTCCGCCTTCTACACGCCGGTGCTCGCCTCCAGCGTGGTCGTGGGCCTGAGCTGGCAGTGGCTGCTGGCGGACGACGGGCTGGTGAACACCTGGCTCGAGAAAGCCCACTTGATCAGGTCGGCCATCCCGTTCCTGTCCGACTCCTGGCTGATCCTGCTGTCCGCCATGGGCCTGACCCTGTGGAAGGGCCTCGGCTGGTACATGGTCTTCTACCTGGCCGCCCTCGGCAACGTGCCCAAGGAACTGCACGAGGCGGCCCAGATGGACGGCGCCGGCGCGGTCCGCCGCTTCTGGCACATCACGATCCCCGGTGTACGCCAGGCCATGATGCTCGTCGGCACCCTCACCGGCATCGGCTCGCTCCGCGTCTTCACCGAGATCTACATGCTCGGCAGCTCCACCGGAGGCCCCGGCGGCGCCGACCGCACCCTGCCGTTCTACATCCGGGACGTCGGCCTGGACCCCATCACGGGCAACGCCGGTTACGGCTCGGCCGTCAGCGTGGCCCTGTTCGCGCTGACGCTGGGGCTCACCCTGCTGGCGCAGCGCCTGACGAAGGAGGACGAGTCGTGA
- a CDS encoding carbohydrate ABC transporter permease, which translates to MTTAVEKRRRLLPRWGDYGRPRELVVRYLLLFLVLGLTVGPLVWQLLASLKSTSEDVFGADATLLPHHPTLRAYRTVFDQVPVWSYIRNSLIVVALSITSQLVFSTTAGYMLSKPGWKGRKAVWVVLIASMMFPFESIMVSLFLSIRDLGLVDSLAGVWLPGFVGAINVLLMRGAFLAVPREIEDSAMLDGANEWQRFRHLYLPSAWGAIMVVVINTFISAWDDFLWPLIVLRSEGNMTLTLGLSRLQSSSFGYDQRMVMAGSVISVIPVLVLFVITQRWFYKGVSSGAVKI; encoded by the coding sequence GTGACGACGGCCGTGGAGAAGCGCCGCCGGCTGCTGCCCCGCTGGGGCGACTACGGCAGACCGCGCGAACTCGTCGTCCGCTACCTGCTGTTGTTCCTCGTCCTCGGCCTCACGGTCGGCCCGCTGGTCTGGCAGCTGCTGGCCTCCCTGAAGAGCACGAGCGAGGACGTCTTCGGCGCGGACGCCACCCTGCTCCCGCACCACCCGACCCTGCGCGCCTACCGCACGGTCTTCGACCAGGTGCCGGTGTGGTCGTACATCAGGAACAGCCTGATCGTGGTCGCCCTGTCGATCACCAGTCAGCTGGTCTTCTCCACCACGGCCGGCTACATGCTCTCCAAGCCCGGCTGGAAGGGCCGCAAGGCGGTCTGGGTGGTCCTCATCGCCTCGATGATGTTCCCCTTCGAGTCGATCATGGTGTCGCTGTTCCTGAGCATCCGCGACCTGGGCCTGGTCGACAGCCTGGCGGGCGTGTGGCTGCCCGGTTTCGTGGGCGCCATCAACGTCCTCCTCATGCGCGGCGCGTTCCTCGCGGTCCCGCGCGAGATCGAGGACTCGGCGATGCTCGACGGCGCCAACGAATGGCAGCGCTTCCGCCACCTCTATCTGCCCTCCGCCTGGGGCGCGATCATGGTGGTCGTCATCAACACCTTCATCAGCGCCTGGGACGACTTCCTGTGGCCACTGATCGTGCTGCGCTCGGAAGGCAACATGACGCTGACACTGGGCCTTTCACGACTCCAGTCGTCGTCGTTCGGCTACGACCAGCGGATGGTGATGGCCGGTTCGGTGATCTCCGTGATCCCGGTGCTGGTGCTGTTCGTGATCACGCAGCGGTGGTTCTACAAGGGTGTCTCGTCGGGAGCCGTCAAGATCTGA
- a CDS encoding glycoside hydrolase family 3 N-terminal domain-containing protein: MTTTYRDPAAPLDARVHDLLARMTPREKVGQLNQRMYGWDAYRRTPDGRFELTDALRAETDRFAGLGALYGLQRADAWSGVDHGNGPGAEDAAALADLVQRHVVESSRLGIPALFVEEVPHGLMALDGTVLPVNLAVGATWDPALYERAAAHAAAELRARGGHVALVSALDIARDPRWGRTEECFGEDPYLAARLTEALVHGMQGKGQGEGGLFAPDKAPVVLKHFAGQGATVGGRNSAESELGLRELHEIHLPAARAGVRAGAAAVMAAYNEVDGMPCSGNHALLTELLRAKWGFEGLVMADGLAVDRLARITGDKVSAGALALNSGVDLSLWDEGFTHLEEAVERGLVKEATLDAAVARVLRLKFRLGLFDRQRPTPPPPTGGRTLSAHLARAAVTLLANDGTLPVGTHVSRIAVLGPQSATTAHQSGDYTAPQRPGTGSSVLDALHRLAPPGVDIRHARGCALTGDDRSGIPEAVAAAAASDLAVLVLGGSSARTPETDFAANGAALNAVSEMTCGEGVDLAELRLGAAQYALLDAVVATGTPTAVVLVQGRPHVVPDTAGALLTAWYPGPWGGEAIAEVLLGLAEPGGRLPVSVPRSAAQLPVYYNHKDTEYGGYVDVDAEPRYSFGHGLSYTSFAYGVPSVSGRTVTLDVTNTGERYGRSVVQVYLRRLIAATWPRTLELCAFEGVGLEAGERRTVTLTLDGELTGLVEVRVAESARAALTAVPVRVDLRS, from the coding sequence GTGACCACCACGTACCGCGACCCCGCCGCCCCCCTCGACGCCCGTGTCCACGACCTTCTCGCCCGCATGACCCCGCGCGAGAAGGTCGGCCAGCTCAACCAGCGCATGTACGGCTGGGACGCCTACCGCCGCACCCCCGACGGCCGCTTCGAACTCACCGACGCCCTCCGCGCCGAGACCGACCGCTTCGCGGGCCTCGGCGCCCTGTACGGCCTCCAGCGCGCCGACGCCTGGTCCGGCGTCGACCACGGCAACGGACCCGGCGCCGAGGACGCCGCCGCCCTCGCCGACCTCGTCCAGCGCCACGTCGTCGAGAGCAGCCGCCTCGGCATTCCCGCGCTGTTCGTCGAGGAGGTCCCGCACGGCCTCATGGCCCTGGACGGCACGGTCCTCCCCGTCAACCTGGCCGTCGGCGCCACCTGGGACCCGGCGCTGTACGAGCGCGCCGCCGCCCACGCCGCCGCCGAACTGCGCGCCCGTGGCGGCCATGTCGCCCTCGTCTCCGCTCTGGACATCGCCCGTGACCCCCGCTGGGGCCGTACCGAGGAGTGCTTCGGCGAGGACCCCTACCTGGCCGCCCGCCTGACAGAGGCGCTGGTGCACGGGATGCAGGGGAAGGGACAGGGCGAAGGCGGACTCTTCGCTCCGGACAAGGCCCCCGTCGTCCTCAAGCACTTCGCCGGACAGGGCGCCACCGTCGGCGGTCGCAACTCCGCCGAGTCCGAACTCGGGCTCCGTGAACTCCACGAGATCCACCTCCCCGCCGCCCGCGCAGGCGTCCGTGCCGGAGCGGCCGCGGTCATGGCCGCCTACAACGAGGTCGACGGCATGCCCTGCTCCGGCAACCACGCCCTGCTCACCGAACTCCTCCGGGCGAAGTGGGGGTTCGAGGGGCTGGTCATGGCGGACGGACTGGCCGTCGACCGGCTCGCCCGCATCACCGGCGACAAGGTCTCCGCGGGTGCGCTCGCGCTCAACTCCGGTGTGGATCTCAGCCTTTGGGACGAGGGGTTCACGCATCTGGAGGAGGCCGTGGAGCGGGGGCTGGTCAAGGAAGCGACCCTCGATGCCGCCGTCGCCCGCGTCCTGCGCCTCAAGTTCCGCCTGGGACTGTTCGATCGGCAGCGGCCGACGCCCCCGCCGCCCACCGGCGGCAGGACCCTCAGCGCCCACCTCGCCCGCGCCGCCGTCACCCTCCTGGCCAACGACGGCACCCTCCCCGTCGGCACCCACGTCTCCCGTATCGCGGTCCTCGGCCCCCAGTCGGCCACCACAGCCCACCAGTCGGGTGACTACACCGCCCCCCAACGCCCCGGCACCGGAAGCAGCGTCCTCGACGCCCTGCACCGCCTCGCCCCGCCCGGCGTCGACATCCGGCACGCCCGTGGCTGCGCCCTCACCGGCGACGACCGCTCCGGCATCCCCGAGGCGGTCGCCGCGGCCGCCGCCTCCGACCTGGCCGTGCTCGTGCTGGGCGGCAGCAGCGCCCGTACACCGGAGACCGACTTCGCCGCCAACGGGGCGGCCCTGAACGCCGTTTCGGAGATGACCTGCGGCGAGGGCGTCGACCTCGCGGAGCTGCGGCTGGGTGCTGCTCAGTACGCGCTGCTGGACGCCGTCGTCGCGACGGGCACCCCCACGGCGGTCGTGCTGGTCCAGGGCCGCCCGCATGTCGTACCCGACACGGCCGGCGCGCTCCTCACCGCCTGGTATCCGGGCCCCTGGGGCGGCGAGGCGATCGCCGAGGTGCTCCTCGGACTCGCGGAACCCGGCGGCCGGCTCCCTGTCTCCGTCCCGCGCTCGGCGGCCCAACTCCCCGTCTACTACAACCACAAGGACACCGAGTACGGCGGCTACGTGGACGTCGACGCCGAGCCGCGGTACTCCTTCGGGCACGGGCTGTCGTACACGAGCTTCGCGTACGGGGTGCCGAGTGTGTCCGGCCGTACCGTCACCCTGGACGTCACCAACACCGGGGAGCGGTACGGGCGTTCGGTCGTTCAGGTCTATCTGCGGCGCCTGATCGCCGCCACCTGGCCGCGCACCCTCGAACTGTGTGCGTTCGAGGGTGTCGGCCTGGAGGCGGGTGAGCGTCGTACGGTCACGCTGACGCTCGACGGTGAACTGACCGGCCTGGTCGAGGTCCGCGTCGCCGAGTCGGCGCGGGCGGCGCTCACCGCCGTGCCCGTCCGAGTCGACCTCAGATCTTGA
- a CDS encoding N-acetylglucosamine kinase: MREQGPVRDEELVVGLDAGGTRTRALLAPARAPGAEGGRVLGEGAGGPGNALTVPPARLVEHLAEALAAAVPASARDRVVAVAGGFAGATSASPDDPGSVRARTALTAALDRLGIPAGHLGIWSDIEAAFASAPGTPADGLALVGGTGAVAMRVTGRRATTTVDGDGWLLGDEGSGFWIGRGAVRAALRMADGRGPATLLAHSVGRALGLPGACLPYDAWSREEREAYRMHLLPAVMAEPPIRLARFAPLVAEAAREKDVVALTILDEAAAHLADAVRALKPQPDERIVATGGLLGPAGPLTSRLNTLVPTLDWVPDGCQGAVALARLDHGHHL, encoded by the coding sequence GTGCGGGAGCAGGGACCGGTGCGGGACGAGGAGCTGGTCGTCGGCCTCGACGCCGGCGGCACCCGTACCCGCGCGCTGCTCGCCCCCGCACGTGCCCCCGGCGCCGAGGGCGGGCGCGTGCTGGGCGAGGGCGCGGGCGGGCCGGGCAACGCCCTGACCGTGCCGCCGGCGCGGCTCGTCGAGCACCTCGCCGAGGCGCTCGCCGCCGCTGTGCCCGCGTCCGCGCGCGACAGGGTCGTCGCGGTCGCCGGAGGCTTCGCGGGCGCCACCTCCGCCTCACCCGACGACCCCGGTTCCGTCCGCGCCCGCACCGCCCTCACCGCCGCACTGGACCGCCTCGGCATCCCGGCCGGGCACCTCGGCATCTGGAGCGACATCGAGGCGGCCTTCGCCTCCGCCCCCGGCACCCCCGCCGACGGCCTCGCCCTGGTCGGCGGCACCGGCGCGGTCGCGATGCGGGTCACCGGCCGCCGCGCCACGACCACCGTCGACGGCGACGGCTGGCTCCTCGGCGACGAGGGCAGCGGCTTCTGGATCGGACGCGGCGCGGTACGGGCCGCGTTGCGCATGGCGGACGGCCGGGGCCCGGCGACGCTGCTCGCGCACAGCGTCGGGCGGGCGCTGGGGCTGCCGGGTGCGTGTCTGCCGTACGACGCCTGGAGCCGGGAAGAGCGCGAGGCCTACCGCATGCACCTCCTGCCCGCCGTCATGGCCGAACCCCCCATCCGGCTGGCCCGGTTCGCCCCGCTGGTGGCCGAGGCGGCACGGGAGAAGGACGTCGTCGCGCTGACGATCCTCGACGAGGCCGCGGCCCATCTCGCCGACGCTGTACGGGCGTTGAAACCCCAACCGGACGAACGGATCGTCGCCACCGGCGGTCTCCTCGGCCCCGCCGGCCCCCTGACCTCCCGCCTGAACACCCTCGTACCCACCCTCGACTGGGTCCCGGACGGCTGCCAGGGAGCCGTGGCCCTCGCCCGGCTCGACCACGGACATCACCTGTGA
- a CDS encoding glycoside hydrolase 5 family protein has product MIHSRRTRPRPEEDPIRTLRFGVNYTPRHGWFHAWYDFDPGRAREDLAQIASLGLDHVRVFHLWPLLQPNRTHIRTSAVDQLVRLVDLAGEAGLDVLVDGVQGHLSSFDFYPEWTRSWHHRNVFTDPDAITAQADLLRTLGRALTGRPHLIGLQLGNELNNLVEHNPVTAAEVNHYLDTLLAAARDGLGPHGLVTHSAYDAAWYGDDHPFTPEASARKGDLTTVHPWVFSGDCARRYGPRSPQVHHLAEYGTELAKAYATDPARPVWVQETGAPEPHIPASDAPEFARATVRNAAECAGLWGVTWWCSHDVDRSLADFPELEYTLGLFDAAGRPKPIAEALAEAVTEPHTAQPRDTALVLDCTPGTRSVSGPGGEYFEAWMRMRAEDGVRPAVVLAERAEDEGYLAARGIKEVVRLS; this is encoded by the coding sequence TTGATACATTCGCGCAGGACAAGGCCCCGGCCCGAGGAGGATCCCATCCGTACGCTCCGCTTCGGCGTCAACTACACGCCCCGCCACGGCTGGTTCCACGCGTGGTACGACTTCGATCCGGGCCGCGCCCGCGAGGACCTGGCACAGATAGCCAGCCTCGGGCTCGACCACGTCCGGGTCTTCCATCTGTGGCCGCTGCTCCAGCCCAACCGCACCCACATCCGCACCTCGGCCGTCGACCAGCTCGTACGCCTCGTCGACCTGGCCGGCGAGGCCGGGCTCGACGTCCTGGTGGACGGCGTGCAGGGCCATCTGTCGAGCTTCGACTTCTACCCGGAGTGGACCCGCAGCTGGCACCACCGCAACGTCTTCACCGACCCGGACGCCATCACGGCCCAGGCGGACCTGCTGCGCACCCTCGGCCGCGCCCTCACCGGCCGCCCCCACCTCATCGGCCTCCAGCTCGGCAACGAGCTGAACAACCTGGTCGAGCACAACCCGGTGACAGCGGCCGAGGTCAACCACTACCTGGACACGCTCCTGGCCGCCGCCCGCGACGGACTCGGCCCGCACGGACTGGTCACCCACTCCGCCTACGACGCCGCCTGGTACGGCGACGACCACCCCTTCACCCCCGAGGCCTCGGCCCGCAAGGGCGATCTGACCACCGTCCACCCCTGGGTGTTCTCCGGCGACTGCGCCCGCCGCTACGGGCCGCGCTCCCCTCAGGTGCACCATCTCGCCGAGTACGGAACGGAGTTGGCGAAGGCGTACGCCACCGATCCGGCCCGCCCGGTGTGGGTCCAGGAGACGGGCGCGCCCGAACCGCACATCCCGGCGTCCGACGCCCCGGAGTTCGCGCGGGCGACCGTGCGCAACGCGGCCGAGTGCGCGGGGCTGTGGGGCGTGACCTGGTGGTGCTCCCACGACGTGGACCGCTCGCTCGCGGACTTCCCCGAACTCGAGTACACGCTGGGCCTGTTCGACGCGGCTGGCCGCCCGAAGCCGATCGCCGAGGCCCTCGCGGAGGCCGTCACCGAGCCCCACACCGCCCAACCCCGTGACACCGCCCTGGTGTTGGACTGCACGCCGGGGACCCGGTCGGTGTCCGGGCCGGGTGGGGAGTACTTCGAGGCGTGGATGCGGATGCGGGCGGAGGACGGGGTGCGTCCGGCGGTGGTACTGGCCGAACGAGCCGAGGACGAGGGGTATTTGGCCGCGCGGGGCATCAAGGAAGTCGTACGACTGTCCTGA
- a CDS encoding glycoside hydrolase family 3 N-terminal domain-containing protein yields MTHAAHTPEGPLLPSDLDEAAHRCLVAGFDGTTTFPDTLKRLIDRGLGGVILFTRNVRDAEQVRELTDALRAIRPDLLVAIDNEGGGIGHLVAAGAPEVPGSYALGVADDPNLTARCADALAGHLATLGITASYAPVADLQHRPDNPIVRTRSFGAGPEAAGRHLRAWITATEGRGIASCAKHFPGHGGTETDSHHGMAVDPRPYDELLVDLEPFRAAVAAGVPMLMSAHVVYPALDANRPATLSRRILGDLLRHDLGFDGVLVSDALEMKAIADQYGEAAGARIALAAGADQVIVAVPDLEVTLACRDAVLDALGSGVLPEDRVREAAERVRRLAERYATPAGAVAAWDAEAGLDAARRAVRRCVSGRDVPSAVRGAHVVDLFPPPHPALNWGGEDLLTPVLALDPTAAGTAVTGEPADPAALVDGILSGDRPLVLATCDAGLHPWQARLRDALLARRPDAIRIDTGLPEGGDLCSYGRGRVNLRAVAEALTGS; encoded by the coding sequence GTGACCCACGCAGCGCACACGCCCGAAGGCCCCCTCCTCCCGTCCGACCTGGACGAGGCGGCCCACCGCTGTCTCGTCGCCGGGTTCGACGGCACCACGACCTTCCCCGACACCCTCAAACGGCTGATCGACCGGGGTCTCGGCGGGGTCATCCTGTTCACCCGCAACGTGCGCGACGCCGAGCAGGTCCGTGAGCTCACCGACGCGCTGCGGGCGATCCGGCCGGATCTGCTGGTCGCCATCGACAACGAGGGCGGCGGCATCGGACACCTGGTGGCGGCGGGCGCGCCCGAGGTCCCCGGCTCCTACGCCCTCGGTGTCGCCGACGACCCCAACCTCACCGCCCGCTGCGCCGACGCCCTCGCCGGTCATCTGGCCACCCTCGGCATCACCGCCTCGTACGCCCCCGTCGCCGACCTCCAGCACCGGCCGGACAACCCGATCGTGCGCACCCGCTCCTTCGGCGCCGGCCCCGAGGCCGCCGGCCGTCATCTGCGCGCCTGGATCACCGCCACCGAGGGGCGCGGCATCGCCTCCTGCGCCAAGCACTTCCCCGGCCACGGCGGCACCGAGACCGACAGCCACCACGGCATGGCCGTCGACCCGCGGCCGTACGACGAACTCCTCGTCGACCTCGAACCGTTCCGCGCCGCCGTCGCCGCGGGCGTGCCGATGCTGATGAGCGCGCACGTCGTCTACCCCGCCCTGGACGCCAACCGCCCCGCCACCCTCAGCCGCCGCATCCTCGGCGACCTGCTCCGGCACGACCTCGGCTTCGACGGCGTCCTGGTCAGCGACGCGTTGGAGATGAAGGCGATCGCCGATCAGTACGGCGAGGCGGCCGGGGCGCGGATCGCGCTCGCCGCCGGAGCGGACCAGGTCATCGTCGCCGTACCGGATCTGGAGGTGACGCTCGCGTGCCGGGACGCGGTCCTCGACGCGCTGGGCTCCGGGGTGCTGCCCGAGGACCGGGTGCGGGAGGCGGCGGAACGGGTGCGGCGGCTCGCCGAGCGGTACGCCACCCCGGCGGGTGCGGTCGCCGCCTGGGACGCGGAGGCGGGCCTGGACGCCGCACGCCGCGCCGTACGGCGCTGCGTGAGCGGCCGGGATGTGCCGTCCGCGGTCCGCGGCGCCCATGTCGTCGACCTGTTCCCGCCGCCGCACCCCGCTCTCAACTGGGGCGGCGAGGACCTGTTGACCCCGGTCCTCGCCCTCGACCCCACGGCCGCCGGTACGGCCGTCACCGGCGAACCGGCCGACCCCGCCGCCCTGGTGGACGGCATCCTGAGCGGCGACCGGCCCCTCGTCCTCGCCACCTGCGACGCCGGCCTGCACCCCTGGCAGGCCCGGCTCCGCGACGCCCTCCTGGCCCGGCGCCCCGACGCGATCCGCATCGACACCGGGCTGCCGGAGGGCGGCGACCTCTGCTCGTACGGCCGGGGACGGGTGAACCTGAGGGCGGTCGCGGAGGCGCTCACCGGCTCCTGA
- a CDS encoding lysylphosphatidylglycerol synthase transmembrane domain-containing protein, with amino-acid sequence MTLLPLEELPRPLPTAAPRPVPARLLRTALSLLPLLLIAAWAAVDWRSLSDGTARLASADPWWLLAGVAFTLLTWVSAACVRQGALPERLPPGLLLASQFAAGAANHVLPASIGAHAVTLRFLQRQGVPLPRATASLALYSLVRPVAKTLVLIAFVVLSPGLLRLGDLVPDRRTLLVPVAAVGLVLLAAGTLLVFVRPVRGLVRTALTDVRQLHTRPSRALALWGGAAAAPLLQAGVIFSVGAALGLPLSWTQVAFAFLAASTAVGAVPAPGGIGPVDAALVFALVGFGAPTGLATATVVGYRVLTVWAPLLPGALVLSALVQRKVL; translated from the coding sequence GTGACCCTGCTCCCGCTCGAAGAGCTGCCCCGCCCGCTGCCCACCGCCGCCCCCAGACCCGTTCCCGCCCGCCTCCTGCGAACTGCGCTCAGCCTGCTGCCACTGCTGCTGATCGCCGCGTGGGCCGCTGTCGACTGGCGTTCCCTGTCCGACGGCACCGCCCGGCTGGCCTCGGCCGACCCCTGGTGGCTGCTGGCCGGGGTCGCCTTCACCCTCCTCACCTGGGTGTCCGCCGCCTGTGTACGGCAGGGCGCCCTGCCGGAGCGGCTGCCGCCCGGGCTGCTGCTGGCGTCCCAGTTCGCCGCCGGCGCCGCCAACCACGTCCTCCCGGCGAGCATCGGCGCCCACGCGGTCACCCTGCGCTTTCTGCAACGCCAGGGCGTCCCGCTGCCCCGCGCGACCGCTTCGCTCGCCCTGTACTCGCTGGTCAGACCGGTGGCCAAGACCCTGGTGCTCATCGCCTTCGTCGTCCTGTCCCCGGGTCTGCTGCGGCTGGGCGACCTGGTCCCCGACCGGCGAACGCTGCTGGTGCCGGTGGCGGCCGTGGGTCTCGTACTGCTCGCGGCAGGCACGCTGCTGGTCTTCGTCCGTCCGGTGCGCGGTCTCGTCCGCACCGCCCTGACCGACGTACGGCAGCTGCACACCCGCCCGTCCCGGGCCCTCGCCCTGTGGGGCGGCGCGGCGGCGGCCCCGCTGCTCCAGGCCGGGGTGATCTTCTCGGTCGGCGCGGCGCTCGGCCTGCCCCTGTCCTGGACGCAGGTGGCCTTCGCCTTCCTCGCGGCGAGCACGGCGGTCGGTGCGGTGCCCGCGCCGGGCGGCATCGGGCCGGTGGACGCGGCGCTGGTGTTCGCGCTGGTGGGGTTCGGCGCGCCCACGGGGCTGGCGACGGCGACGGTCGTGGGCTACCGGGTGCTGACGGTGTGGGCGCCCTTGCTGCCGGGGGCGCTGGTGTTGTCGGCGTTGGTGCAGCGGAAGGTGTTGTAG